From Rhodococcus antarcticus, the proteins below share one genomic window:
- a CDS encoding YceD family protein: MAAHRHEGRLDAAAPLVLDTRELGRRPGSMRPVHREVPSPRRIGLDLVAVPEGGELVLDLRMESVVEGVLVTGTVTGVAEGECSRCLEPLSDPVSVHLTELYAYPSATTEAAHPDDETRSVLDDLVDLEEAITDAVALALPLQPLCDDDCAGLCSECGERLAVVGPDHRHETMDPRWAALAAKFADPDAPGPQDAVSVASPARSTTQHGGTEHGAAPDVEEK, translated from the coding sequence ATGGCTGCACACCGACACGAGGGACGCCTGGACGCCGCGGCGCCGCTCGTCCTGGACACCCGCGAGCTGGGCCGCCGCCCCGGCTCGATGCGGCCGGTGCACCGCGAGGTCCCGTCCCCGCGCCGGATCGGCCTCGACCTGGTGGCCGTGCCCGAGGGGGGCGAGCTCGTGCTGGACCTGCGCATGGAGTCCGTCGTGGAGGGCGTTCTCGTGACGGGCACCGTCACCGGTGTGGCGGAGGGTGAGTGCTCGCGCTGCCTCGAGCCGTTGAGCGACCCGGTGTCGGTGCACCTCACCGAGCTGTACGCCTACCCGAGCGCGACCACCGAGGCTGCCCACCCCGACGACGAGACCCGGAGCGTCCTCGACGACCTCGTGGACCTCGAGGAGGCGATCACCGACGCCGTCGCGCTGGCCCTCCCGCTGCAGCCGCTGTGCGACGACGACTGCGCCGGGCTGTGCTCGGAGTGCGGCGAGCGGCTCGCGGTTGTGGGTCCGGACCACCGGCATGAGACGATGGACCCCCGGTGGGCGGCGCTCGCGGCGAAGTTCGCGGATCCCGACGCGCCCGGCCCGCAGGACGCCGTCAGCGTGGCGTCCCCCGCCCGTTCCACCACCCAGCACGGCGGCACCGAACACGGTGCCGCACCCGATGTCGAGGAGAAGTAG
- the rpmF gene encoding 50S ribosomal protein L32, whose amino-acid sequence MAVPKRKMSRANTRARRSQWKTTVPTLITCPNRACGEQKLPHTACAACGTYNNRQVTAV is encoded by the coding sequence GTGGCTGTCCCGAAGCGCAAGATGTCCCGAGCCAACACCCGGGCCCGTCGCAGCCAGTGGAAGACCACTGTGCCCACCCTCATCACCTGCCCCAACCGCGCGTGCGGTGAGCAGAAGCTCCCGCACACCGCCTGCGCCGCGTGCGGCACGTACAACAACCGCCAGGTCACCGCGGTCTGA
- the rnc gene encoding ribonuclease III → MKREAGAATDRGPLLDSLGVQLDAELLTLALTHRSFAYENGGLPTNERLEFLGDAVLGLAVTERLYRSHPDFSEGVLAKIRASVVNMHALAGVARAIGDGGLGGYLLLGRGEELTGGRDKTSILADATESLLGAVFVEHGIDAARGVVDRLFAALLAEGPLLGAGLDWKTSLQELTSERGLGVPVYEVTSDGPDHLKEFTAQVLVVGDSLGTGTGRSKKEAEQQAASSAWRALSVGNPGTEPELEPGTESGSELGPGTDGGAPAGA, encoded by the coding sequence GTGAAGCGCGAAGCCGGAGCAGCGACCGATCGTGGGCCCCTGCTGGACTCGCTCGGTGTGCAGCTCGACGCCGAGCTGCTGACGCTCGCCCTCACCCACCGCTCGTTCGCCTACGAGAACGGCGGACTGCCCACCAACGAGCGGCTCGAGTTCCTGGGTGACGCGGTGCTGGGGCTCGCGGTGACGGAGCGGCTCTACCGCTCGCACCCGGACTTCTCCGAGGGGGTGCTGGCCAAGATCCGCGCCAGCGTGGTGAACATGCACGCGCTGGCGGGGGTCGCTCGAGCCATCGGCGACGGGGGCCTCGGCGGGTACCTGCTCCTCGGGCGCGGCGAGGAGCTCACCGGGGGACGGGACAAGACGTCGATCCTCGCCGACGCGACGGAGTCCCTGCTGGGTGCGGTGTTCGTGGAGCACGGCATCGACGCGGCCCGTGGCGTGGTGGACCGCCTGTTCGCCGCCCTGCTGGCCGAGGGTCCGCTGCTCGGCGCCGGTCTGGACTGGAAGACGAGCCTGCAGGAGCTGACCTCCGAGCGCGGTCTCGGTGTCCCGGTCTACGAGGTGACCTCGGACGGACCCGACCACCTCAAGGAGTTCACCGCGCAGGTGCTCGTGGTGGGCGACTCGTTGGGCACCGGCACCGGCCGCAGCAAGAAGGAGGCTGAGCAGCAGGCGGCCTCCTCGGCGTGGCGTGCGCTCTCGGTGGGGAACCCCGGGACCGAGCCGGAGCTGGAGCCCGGGACCGAGTCGGGGTCCGAGCTGGGGCCCGGGACCGACGGGGGCGCACCGGCCGGTGCCTGA
- the mutM gene encoding bifunctional DNA-formamidopyrimidine glycosylase/DNA-(apurinic or apyrimidinic site) lyase, producing MPELPEVEVVRRGLAEHLLGRIVTSVEVRHPRAVRRHVAGADDLAAQLTGARVLTADRRGKYLWLEVEGPAQRDRTALVVHLGMSGQMLVQPAGAPDEKHLRIRVRLRPHDGEPDAPELRFVDQRTFGGWAVEPLVEVDGAWLPRPVAHIARDPLDPAFDLEAVVTALRKRRTELKRALLDQTLVSGIGNIYADEALWRAQLHGRRPTDVISRPQVRTVIGAATEVMTAALAQGGTSFDALYVNVNGASGYFDRSLDAYGQQDRACARCGAAIVREQFMNRSSFSCPHCQPPPRRRR from the coding sequence GTGCCTGAGCTCCCCGAGGTGGAGGTGGTGCGGCGCGGCCTGGCCGAGCACCTCCTCGGGCGGATCGTGACCTCCGTCGAGGTCCGTCACCCCCGCGCCGTGCGCCGCCACGTGGCCGGGGCGGACGACCTCGCCGCCCAGCTGACCGGCGCCAGGGTGCTCACGGCCGATCGCCGCGGGAAGTACCTGTGGCTGGAGGTGGAGGGCCCCGCGCAGCGCGACCGCACCGCCCTGGTGGTGCACCTGGGCATGAGCGGGCAGATGCTGGTGCAGCCGGCCGGGGCCCCCGACGAGAAGCACCTGCGCATCCGGGTGCGGCTGCGCCCGCACGACGGGGAGCCCGACGCCCCCGAGCTGCGGTTCGTGGACCAGCGGACCTTCGGGGGCTGGGCGGTGGAGCCGCTGGTGGAGGTGGACGGCGCGTGGCTGCCGCGCCCGGTGGCCCACATCGCCCGCGACCCCCTGGACCCCGCCTTCGACCTGGAGGCCGTGGTGACGGCACTGCGGAAGCGACGCACCGAGCTCAAGCGCGCGCTGCTGGACCAGACGCTGGTCTCCGGGATCGGCAACATCTACGCCGACGAGGCCCTGTGGCGGGCGCAGCTGCACGGCCGCCGCCCCACCGACGTGATCAGCCGGCCCCAGGTGCGCACCGTGATCGGGGCCGCCACCGAGGTGATGACCGCGGCCCTGGCCCAGGGCGGCACCAGCTTCGACGCGCTGTACGTCAACGTGAACGGCGCGTCGGGCTACTTCGACCGGTCCCTGGACGCCTACGGCCAGCAGGACCGCGCGTGCGCCCGCTGCGGCGCGGCGATCGTGCGGGAGCAGTTCATGAACCGCAGCTCGTTCAGCTGCCCGCACTGCCAGCCACCTCCGCGGCGCCGGCGCTGA
- a CDS encoding flavin monoamine oxidase family protein, with protein sequence MTHDGSADRPDHRDVVVIGAGTAGLAAADLLSGAGRSVTVLEARDRVGGRAHSVGTPHGPVDLGASWFWPGEARVRSLLEELGIGTFAQHLAGDALFEPVGSGPQRLAGNPIDVPSGRIVPGAQEMCRRLAGRLPAGALRLEEPASAVTLTGQGVRVEHRSGVLTAADVVLAVPPPLAVEQIRFVPALPEGVRSGAESIAVWMGSTVKAVAVFERPFWRAVGMSGSAISHQGPFQELHDLCGPGGAPAALFGFAPADRFAGVGTPEVAAAFGAQLVRLFGPAAEDPLHVHVTDWSRERFTTPRAPARHATSAGFGAPELQVPVGGRIHWASTESATTHAGHLEGALGAGTAAARAILRARA encoded by the coding sequence GTGACCCACGACGGCAGCGCCGACCGCCCGGACCACCGCGACGTCGTCGTCATCGGCGCCGGGACCGCCGGGCTCGCCGCTGCCGACCTGCTCAGCGGCGCGGGGCGCAGCGTCACCGTGCTCGAGGCCCGTGACCGTGTCGGCGGACGGGCCCACAGCGTCGGGACCCCGCACGGGCCGGTGGACCTGGGCGCCAGCTGGTTCTGGCCGGGCGAGGCTCGGGTCCGGTCCCTGCTGGAGGAGCTCGGCATCGGCACCTTCGCCCAGCACCTGGCCGGGGACGCGCTGTTCGAGCCCGTCGGCAGCGGGCCGCAGCGCCTCGCGGGCAACCCGATCGACGTTCCGTCGGGCCGCATCGTGCCCGGGGCCCAGGAGATGTGCCGCCGACTGGCCGGCCGGCTCCCGGCGGGCGCGCTCCGCCTCGAGGAGCCGGCCAGCGCCGTGACCCTGACCGGGCAGGGCGTCCGGGTCGAGCACCGCAGCGGGGTGCTCACCGCCGCGGACGTCGTCCTGGCGGTGCCCCCGCCCCTGGCGGTGGAGCAGATCCGCTTCGTCCCGGCGCTGCCCGAGGGGGTGCGCTCCGGCGCGGAGTCGATCGCGGTGTGGATGGGGAGCACGGTCAAGGCAGTGGCGGTGTTCGAGCGCCCCTTCTGGCGGGCTGTGGGGATGTCGGGATCGGCGATCAGCCACCAGGGTCCCTTCCAGGAGCTCCACGACCTTTGTGGTCCCGGCGGGGCCCCGGCGGCCCTGTTCGGCTTCGCCCCCGCGGACCGGTTCGCCGGCGTCGGCACCCCCGAGGTGGCTGCGGCGTTCGGTGCGCAGCTCGTCCGGCTGTTCGGTCCGGCGGCCGAGGACCCGCTGCACGTCCACGTCACCGACTGGAGCCGCGAGCGCTTCACCACGCCCCGGGCGCCGGCCCGGCACGCCACCTCCGCCGGCTTCGGCGCGCCCGAGCTCCAGGTCCCGGTGGGCGGGCGGATCCACTGGGCCTCCACCGAGAGCGCGACCACCCACGCCGGCCACCTCGAGGGTGCCCTCGGCGCGGGGACGGCGGCCGCGCGGGCGATCCTCCGCGCGCGGGCCTGA
- a CDS encoding PadR family transcriptional regulator, translating to MDTTQLLKGVLHLAVLAVLEREDGYGHQVVRRLRDAGLEEVGDASLYGTLRRLFNAC from the coding sequence ATGGACACCACGCAGCTGCTCAAGGGGGTGCTCCACCTGGCCGTGCTGGCGGTGCTCGAGCGCGAGGACGGGTACGGCCACCAGGTGGTCCGTCGGCTGCGCGACGCCGGTCTGGAGGAGGTGGGAGACGCGTCGCTCTACGGCACGCTGCGGCGGCTGTTCAACGCGTGCTGA
- the kdpF gene encoding K(+)-transporting ATPase subunit F: MTGVAENIVLLVIAAALVVYLLVALLDPERF, translated from the coding sequence GTGACGGGCGTGGCGGAGAACATCGTCCTGCTGGTCATCGCCGCCGCCCTCGTGGTCTACCTGCTGGTGGCGCTGCTCGACCCCGAGAGGTTCTGA
- the kdpA gene encoding potassium-transporting ATPase subunit KdpA produces MNAALAATLQLAAVVGVLALLYVPLGDHMARVFTSARHLRIESGFYRATRINPDTDQTWGAYAASVLGFSFASIGLLYLLQRVQDLLPMNNGLPAVSPAVAFNTAISFVTNTNWQSYAGESTMANLTQMIGLTVQNFVSAGVGLAVAVALVRGFLGTGGGRIGNFWSDLVRGVTRILLPLAFVVALVLLTQGVIQSFHTSFASTGLDGSAAVNPLAPVASQEAIKELGTNGGGIFNANSAHPFENPTPLSNIVEIIALLLIPVALTRTFGTMVGDRRQGCTILGVMTFLWAAILTATTLAESSASGTAGRLAGAMMEGKEVRFGIPGSTLFAVSTTGTSTGAVNSMHDSYSALGGGALTLNILFGEIAPGGVGTGLYGILVLAVIAVFIGGLLVGRTPEYLGCKIARREITMAALSVLVMPALVLIGTAVAVALPSTLSAQGNSGDPGSNGSIHGFSEVLYAYASASNNNGSAFAGITVTSDWFQTSLAICMLLGRFLPILFTLALAGSLAAQRKIPATAGTLPTHGLLFSGFLVGVVVLVAALTFFPALALGPIAEALA; encoded by the coding sequence ATGAACGCCGCCCTGGCCGCCACCCTCCAGCTGGCGGCCGTCGTCGGCGTGCTCGCCCTGCTGTACGTCCCGCTCGGTGACCACATGGCGCGCGTGTTCACCTCTGCCCGGCACCTGCGCATCGAGTCCGGCTTCTACAGGGCGACCCGGATCAACCCGGACACCGACCAGACCTGGGGCGCCTACGCCGCGAGCGTGCTGGGCTTCTCCTTCGCCAGCATCGGGCTGCTGTACCTCCTCCAACGGGTGCAGGACCTGCTGCCGATGAACAACGGTCTCCCCGCGGTGAGCCCGGCGGTCGCGTTCAACACCGCGATCTCGTTCGTCACGAACACCAACTGGCAGTCCTACGCGGGCGAGTCGACGATGGCCAACCTCACCCAGATGATCGGGCTGACGGTGCAGAACTTCGTCTCCGCCGGGGTCGGTCTGGCCGTGGCGGTGGCGCTGGTGCGCGGCTTCCTCGGCACGGGCGGCGGACGCATCGGCAACTTCTGGTCCGACCTCGTCCGCGGGGTGACCCGGATCCTGCTGCCGCTGGCGTTCGTGGTCGCGCTGGTCCTGCTGACCCAGGGCGTCATCCAGTCCTTCCACACGAGCTTCGCCTCCACCGGCCTGGACGGCAGCGCCGCGGTGAACCCGTTGGCGCCGGTCGCCTCGCAGGAGGCGATCAAGGAGCTCGGCACCAACGGCGGTGGCATCTTCAACGCCAACTCCGCCCACCCCTTCGAGAACCCGACCCCGCTGAGCAACATCGTTGAGATCATCGCCCTCCTGCTGATCCCGGTCGCCCTCACGCGGACCTTCGGCACCATGGTCGGCGACAGGCGGCAGGGCTGCACGATCCTCGGCGTGATGACCTTCCTGTGGGCGGCGATCCTCACCGCCACCACCCTCGCCGAGTCCTCCGCCAGCGGCACCGCGGGCAGGCTCGCCGGCGCGATGATGGAGGGCAAGGAGGTGCGCTTCGGCATCCCCGGCTCCACGCTGTTCGCGGTCAGCACCACCGGGACGTCCACGGGTGCGGTCAACTCGATGCACGACAGCTACTCCGCCCTCGGGGGCGGCGCGCTGACCCTCAACATCCTGTTCGGCGAGATCGCGCCGGGCGGGGTGGGCACCGGTCTCTACGGGATCCTCGTGCTCGCCGTCATCGCCGTGTTCATCGGTGGCCTGCTCGTCGGGCGCACCCCGGAGTACCTGGGCTGCAAGATCGCCCGGCGCGAGATCACGATGGCTGCGCTCTCGGTGCTGGTCATGCCCGCGCTCGTGCTCATCGGCACCGCGGTCGCCGTGGCGCTGCCCAGCACCCTGAGCGCCCAGGGCAACAGCGGTGACCCGGGTTCCAACGGCTCGATCCACGGCTTCTCCGAGGTGCTCTACGCCTACGCCTCGGCGTCGAACAACAACGGCAGCGCGTTCGCCGGCATCACGGTCACCAGCGACTGGTTCCAGACCTCGCTCGCGATCTGCATGCTGCTCGGCCGGTTCCTGCCGATCCTGTTCACCCTCGCGCTGGCCGGCTCGCTGGCGGCCCAGCGCAAGATCCCGGCCACGGCCGGGACGCTACCCACCCACGGCCTGCTGTTCAGCGGGTTCCTGGTCGGGGTCGTCGTCCTGGTCGCTGCCCTCACCTTCTTCCCGGCGCTGGCGCTGGGCCCGATCGCCGAGGCACTCGCATGA
- the kdpB gene encoding potassium-transporting ATPase subunit KdpB, with translation MSSTALQDAPSPSSTPTEGKVGSGLFDPRQLLTSLPGAFRKLDPRHQARNPVMFVVLVGSALSTVLAVKDPSVFAWLIAAWLWFTVLFANLAESVAEGRGKAQAATLRAAKKDTIARRLGEDGTETEVPGTELTLGDRVVVEAGGTIPGDGDVVEGIATVDESAITGESAPVIRESGGDRCAVTGGTTVLSDRIVMQISSKPGESFVDRMIALVEGAARQKTPNEIALNILLASLTIVFLLAVVSIGPMALYGGRAQDPIKLIALLVCLIPTTIGALLSAIGIAGMDRLVQRNVLAMSGRAVEAAGDIDVLLMDKTGTITFGNRRATALVPVGGVEPAELARAARLSSLADETPEGRSVIDLCAAEHGLPSEATAHELRAEFVPFTAQTRMSGLDLPGIEVRKGASGSVIAWVVEHGGSTAADVTGAVTTISNRGGTPLVVAEKHGSGAARVLGVIQLSDVVKPGIAERFAELREMGIRTVMVTGDNPLTAAAIAAEAGVDDVLSEATPEDKLALIRTEQEGGRLVAMTGDGTNDAPALAQADVGVAMNTGTSAAKEAANMVDLDSDPTKLIEVVQIGKQLLITRGALTTFSLANDLAKYFAILPALFSGVYPALGSLNIMRLSSPESAILSAVIFNALVIVGLIPLALKGVRYRPTTAAKMLQRNITVYGLGGVVVPFAGIYVIDLLVRLIPGIG, from the coding sequence ATGAGCAGCACCGCGCTGCAGGACGCACCTTCCCCCTCGTCCACGCCCACCGAGGGCAAGGTCGGCTCCGGGCTCTTCGACCCCCGCCAGCTGCTCACCTCGCTGCCCGGGGCGTTCCGCAAGCTTGACCCGCGCCACCAGGCCCGCAACCCGGTCATGTTCGTGGTGCTCGTCGGGTCCGCGCTCAGCACCGTGCTCGCGGTCAAGGACCCGTCGGTGTTCGCGTGGCTCATCGCCGCGTGGCTGTGGTTCACGGTGCTGTTCGCGAACCTGGCCGAGTCGGTCGCCGAGGGACGAGGCAAGGCCCAGGCGGCTACGCTGCGCGCCGCCAAGAAGGACACGATCGCCCGCCGCCTGGGCGAGGACGGCACCGAGACCGAGGTCCCCGGCACCGAGCTCACCCTGGGTGACCGCGTCGTCGTCGAGGCCGGCGGGACCATCCCCGGGGACGGCGACGTCGTCGAGGGCATCGCGACCGTGGACGAGTCCGCGATCACCGGGGAGTCGGCGCCCGTCATCCGCGAGTCCGGCGGTGACCGCTGCGCCGTCACGGGCGGCACCACCGTGCTGAGCGACCGGATCGTCATGCAGATCTCGTCGAAGCCGGGGGAGTCGTTCGTCGACCGGATGATCGCCCTGGTCGAGGGTGCGGCCCGGCAGAAGACGCCGAACGAGATCGCCCTGAACATCCTGCTCGCCTCGCTGACGATCGTCTTCCTGCTCGCCGTCGTGTCGATCGGCCCCATGGCCCTCTACGGCGGACGGGCCCAGGACCCGATCAAGCTGATCGCGCTGCTGGTCTGCCTCATCCCCACCACGATCGGTGCGCTGCTCTCGGCCATCGGCATCGCCGGGATGGATCGGCTGGTCCAGCGCAACGTGCTCGCCATGTCCGGACGTGCGGTGGAGGCGGCCGGCGACATCGACGTCCTGCTGATGGACAAGACCGGCACCATCACCTTCGGCAACCGGCGTGCCACCGCGCTGGTTCCGGTGGGCGGCGTGGAGCCGGCCGAGCTGGCCCGCGCCGCCCGCCTGTCGAGCCTGGCTGACGAGACCCCGGAGGGACGCAGCGTCATCGACCTCTGCGCCGCCGAGCACGGTCTTCCCTCCGAGGCCACCGCCCACGAGCTGCGGGCGGAGTTCGTCCCCTTCACCGCGCAGACCCGGATGAGCGGCCTCGACCTGCCAGGTATCGAGGTCCGCAAGGGTGCCAGTGGTTCGGTGATCGCCTGGGTCGTGGAGCACGGGGGCTCCACGGCTGCCGACGTCACCGGCGCGGTCACCACGATCAGCAACCGTGGCGGCACCCCGCTGGTGGTGGCGGAGAAGCACGGCTCCGGAGCGGCGCGCGTGCTGGGCGTCATCCAGCTCTCCGACGTGGTCAAGCCCGGCATCGCCGAGCGGTTCGCCGAGCTGCGCGAGATGGGCATCCGCACCGTCATGGTCACCGGGGACAACCCGCTGACCGCCGCGGCGATCGCCGCCGAGGCCGGGGTGGACGACGTCCTCTCCGAGGCCACGCCCGAGGACAAGCTCGCCCTGATCCGCACGGAGCAGGAGGGTGGCCGGCTGGTCGCCATGACCGGGGACGGCACCAACGACGCCCCGGCGCTGGCCCAGGCCGACGTGGGCGTGGCCATGAACACCGGTACCTCCGCGGCCAAGGAGGCCGCCAACATGGTCGACCTGGACTCCGACCCCACCAAGCTCATCGAGGTCGTCCAGATCGGCAAGCAGCTGCTCATCACCCGCGGCGCGCTCACCACGTTCTCCCTGGCCAACGACCTCGCGAAGTACTTCGCGATCCTGCCGGCGCTGTTCAGCGGTGTGTACCCGGCGCTGGGCTCGCTGAACATCATGCGGCTCTCCAGCCCCGAGTCGGCGATCCTCTCGGCCGTCATCTTCAACGCCCTCGTCATCGTCGGGCTCATCCCGCTCGCGCTGAAGGGGGTGCGCTACCGACCCACCACGGCCGCGAAGATGCTGCAGCGCAACATCACCGTCTACGGCCTCGGCGGTGTGGTGGTGCCCTTCGCCGGCATCTACGTCATCGACCTCCTCGTCCGCCTCATCCCCGGGATCGGCTGA
- a CDS encoding potassium-transporting ATPase subunit C, which translates to MRFASSLLRQTGAGLRVLLLLTVITGLVYPALVWGVSRIGSSSAEGSPLTDASGCVVGSALLGVDPQVVAGAPDPYFHLRVKGDPTATDPTAAATAPGDPASSGGSNQGPNDETLAADIVIRRQVVADREGVDPARVPVDAVTGSGSGLDPQISPAYARIQVARVARENDTTTAAVTALVAEHTDGRQLGFLGQERVDVPALNVALGLTAPRCAGS; encoded by the coding sequence ATGCGCTTCGCCTCCTCGCTCCTGCGCCAGACCGGAGCCGGCCTCCGCGTCCTGCTCCTGCTCACCGTCATCACCGGGCTGGTCTACCCGGCCCTCGTGTGGGGGGTCAGCCGGATCGGCTCCAGCTCCGCCGAGGGCTCCCCGCTCACCGACGCCTCCGGCTGCGTCGTCGGCAGCGCGCTGCTCGGCGTCGACCCGCAGGTGGTGGCCGGTGCTCCCGACCCGTACTTCCACCTCCGCGTCAAGGGCGACCCCACCGCCACCGACCCCACCGCGGCGGCCACCGCCCCCGGCGACCCGGCCTCCAGCGGGGGCAGCAACCAGGGCCCGAACGACGAGACGCTGGCGGCGGACATCGTGATCCGGCGCCAGGTGGTCGCCGACCGCGAGGGCGTCGACCCCGCCCGGGTTCCGGTGGACGCCGTGACGGGCTCCGGCTCGGGCCTCGACCCCCAGATCAGCCCGGCCTACGCGCGGATCCAGGTCGCCCGGGTCGCTCGCGAGAACGACACGACCACCGCCGCGGTGACCGCCCTGGTCGCCGAGCACACCGACGGCCGCCAGCTCGGGTTCCTCGGCCAGGAGCGGGTGGACGTGCCGGCCCTCAACGTCGCGCTGGGGCTCACCGCCCCCCGCTGCGCCGGGTCCTGA